The following coding sequences lie in one Miscanthus floridulus cultivar M001 chromosome 9, ASM1932011v1, whole genome shotgun sequence genomic window:
- the LOC136483945 gene encoding nudix hydrolase 13, mitochondrial-like isoform X1 — MRERLNRSWICLLEVLVQLTRRLFLWRREKMAPPASSSPSPPTPTMVCARQGRLRQRYEGCYRLVSGCVPYMLEEDVGEKSCQQDVLGRLQVLMISTPKRSDLIFPKGGWEDDESIDEAACREAFEEAGVKGIISATPLGEWIFKSKSKQNSCGLQGACKGFMFGLQVTELLEIWPEQVTHGRRWVPVEEAYSLCRYDWMREALDKLKEQLQFDSNEFRPLPSPELVDSSSLYMVMPAAAEGAVVLC; from the exons ATGAGAGAGAGGTTGAATCGCTCTTGGATTTGTCTTCTTGAG GTTCTTGTTCAGCTAACAAGGAGATTGTTCCTGTGGAGAAGAGAGAAGATGGCGCCTCCTGCATCATCGTCGCCATCGCCGCCAACGCCCACCATGGTTTGCGCGAGGCAGGGGCGCCTCCGGCAGCGCTACGAAGGATGCTACCGCCTTGTCTCAGG ATGCGTTCCTTACATGCTCGAGGAGGATGTTGGGGAGAAAAGCTGCCAGCAGGACGTGCTAGGCAGGCTGCAAGTGCTCATGATCTCGACGCCCAAGCGAAGCGATCTCATCTTCCCAAAG GGTGGATGGGAGGACGACGAGAGCATCGACGAAGCTGCGTGCAGGGAGGCCTTCGAGGAAGCAGGCGTCAAGGGCATTATCAGC GCGACGCCGCTGGGAGAATGGATCTTCAAGAGCAAGAGCAAACAGAACAGCTGTGGTCTGCAAGGGGCTTGCAAGGGCTTCATGTTCGGACTGCAAGTCACAGAGCTGCTGGAGATCTGGCCTGAGCAGGTCACCCATGGCAGGAGATGG GTACCCGTTGAGGAGGCGTACAGTCTGTGTCGGTATGACTGGATGCGGGAAGCTCTGGACAAGCTCAAGGAGCAGCTGCAGTTCGACAGCAACGAATTCAGGCCTCTGCCATCGCCAGAGCTGGTGGACTCGTCGAGCCTGTACATGGTGATGCCGGCTGCCGCCGAAGGGGCGGTAGTGCTGTGCTGA
- the LOC136483945 gene encoding nudix hydrolase 13, mitochondrial-like isoform X2: MAPPASSSPSPPTPTMVCARQGRLRQRYEGCYRLVSGCVPYMLEEDVGEKSCQQDVLGRLQVLMISTPKRSDLIFPKGGWEDDESIDEAACREAFEEAGVKGIISATPLGEWIFKSKSKQNSCGLQGACKGFMFGLQVTELLEIWPEQVTHGRRWVPVEEAYSLCRYDWMREALDKLKEQLQFDSNEFRPLPSPELVDSSSLYMVMPAAAEGAVVLC; encoded by the exons ATGGCGCCTCCTGCATCATCGTCGCCATCGCCGCCAACGCCCACCATGGTTTGCGCGAGGCAGGGGCGCCTCCGGCAGCGCTACGAAGGATGCTACCGCCTTGTCTCAGG ATGCGTTCCTTACATGCTCGAGGAGGATGTTGGGGAGAAAAGCTGCCAGCAGGACGTGCTAGGCAGGCTGCAAGTGCTCATGATCTCGACGCCCAAGCGAAGCGATCTCATCTTCCCAAAG GGTGGATGGGAGGACGACGAGAGCATCGACGAAGCTGCGTGCAGGGAGGCCTTCGAGGAAGCAGGCGTCAAGGGCATTATCAGC GCGACGCCGCTGGGAGAATGGATCTTCAAGAGCAAGAGCAAACAGAACAGCTGTGGTCTGCAAGGGGCTTGCAAGGGCTTCATGTTCGGACTGCAAGTCACAGAGCTGCTGGAGATCTGGCCTGAGCAGGTCACCCATGGCAGGAGATGG GTACCCGTTGAGGAGGCGTACAGTCTGTGTCGGTATGACTGGATGCGGGAAGCTCTGGACAAGCTCAAGGAGCAGCTGCAGTTCGACAGCAACGAATTCAGGCCTCTGCCATCGCCAGAGCTGGTGGACTCGTCGAGCCTGTACATGGTGATGCCGGCTGCCGCCGAAGGGGCGGTAGTGCTGTGCTGA